In Cryptomeria japonica unplaced genomic scaffold, Sugi_1.0 HiC_scaffold_87, whole genome shotgun sequence, the DNA window ctaaaaaatataaaattaatttcaagTAAAATGAAATAATCTTTCCAAATAAAATAACTCataacatttaaataaaaataagaacaagaaaaaaaaaatgtcaagtaatataattttaattattgtaaaGTAATTTGGCTCATGGGTTCCTTTCCCTATTGAGGTGGTTGGAGATAGGGTGAAGAACTGATAGTGCTAAGTGCAAAAGTGTGTGGACTTCTTAAAGGCCTCCATTAATGTAGTGAGTCTAGATCATGTCAACTCGTCCTTTGCATTCACAAACAACCAAAAACCTAATCAAGATATTCCAAAAGGTAATAATGTGAAAATTGAAACTTAGTTTCTCTAGTATGTTTAGTTTGAATGTAAAGCTGATAAGAGATATTGGATGTAGCTACTATGTAGGATTTTGTCTACGTAAGTAAGAGTAGAGATGCATTCTGGCCCTATTTTAGATTTGTTATTTAATtgaaaaattttcaatttttaatatatatgGAATGCAACACCCAAAAGTAGCTAGTTTACAAAAAAATCAATTGTGACTCAAAATTTTATTTGATGAATGTAaataatctatattttaaaattaagattTATAATTCAAAACAAGTAAATATCTgtattatttgaatatatatatatatttaatatattagaaCTTAAAATGTTAAAAAGATAACTGCATATGGATTAGCTTTTCCTCATTACCCATTAAAATACCGATGGAATTTTATTTACAATAAACTGTGATACTTGGAAACTGGCATGTATACCTTACACCAACCGATGGCTTATTTACATGACTCTACCAAATGATAGTTTATGCCACCATATATCAGATACTAAATACACGGGTGATAAGATCATAGCTGATTATTTGGAGGTTATAATGACTATGATGATCCTATATATATCTAGGGACAGAATACAATACTATAGTCGGTGGTACCAGAGGGGCAGGTGAAAGTGCTGGAAGAATCGTCCTTAGCATAACTGTATGCCTGTGGGCACTGGTTCTTGAACATCATCGAGTAGTTTGTGGCGGGGCAGTTCTTGACATAGGAACCTCTGCAGCAATACTGGTCAGTTTGAAAGACAGTACAGGCACTATTGCATCCACCATTCACCTTCAATTCAGCAGGGCAAGCAGCATTCACGTCGGCTTTGCATGCAGGGGCAGTGCACTGTCCATTTGTAGGATTGATGGAGAGAGGAACGTTGAAGCCGTCAACCAGGGAGACATCGTAGAAGTCCTGGTTGCCATCTCCATTTAGGGTGTACTCGACCAGCGTGGTCGGAACGCCCCCCGAGACTTGGCAGCTCAGTTGGCCGTTGCAGTCACCAGTTTGACAGGTTCCTCGGCCGCTCGCATCGAAAGAACAGCCAGTTCGGCCCCAGAATCTTGCCGCCTTTGTCCCTGCCGGCACATCGACGGTCCATGTCTGACCTTGGTCAAGCTGCTGCCCTCCTCCTGGTAGTCCTGCCGCCCAAACTGTGTACCCGCACTGGTTTCGTATATCAAACTTAACTGCCCACGCCTCTGCAACAAAACATACACACACAAAAATTATCGTAAGGCCTAGAGAGATGTATATACCATTCAACAACCTACAACACGTATTATTTTACCAACACATCTTACGTTGCATATGTAAAGATATGGCCAGTCCAGCCACAAGAACAAGCGCAAGATCTGATACCATCGCCATTATACCGTCTGAATTGAACGATTGAATGAAGATAGATAGATTGGGTATATGAGGAGGGATTATTCATTTATATAGAAAAAGATCGCTCCGCCGGTCATGAAGGAAGCAACAGAGGAAGGACCCGGCATGAGAAGGCTAGTATCGTACGCATTCCGGTTacagaattcaagcttgcatttaTAACATGACTTGACTTCAGGTAAGAGCTGCCCAGTTTCCAACCGTAAGGGTCATCAATATTCAGATAATAGCTGTAATATTAAAGACAACCAAGTTTCACAACAAATCAAACCAACAAAACATAAATAGCCATATGATATGGGAAAAAAAGGATGTTGGATTTAGTTTCATTGAACTTTAACTCTAAAGTAGCCAAATAAATATATAAGGACTTCctaaagtttatttttttatttatttttgtagccCCCACCAATATTGTATAATAGACAAATTAGATATGGGACTGAGCATTAAGACTTCTATTTGAAGACCAACCCTAGATAACACCCTTGGCCCTTCaactattaataaataatttagagcCAACTACCTTAAGAATAAATATATAACGGGGTGAAGGACTCCCTTGTAAGATAAAATAGGACaagaatgaaatattgaaaaaagaatttaatatgatctaacaaatatatttttcaaattacCAATATAAACCTGTAAATTGGGAAAGAAATCTAGACTCCTAAAGAGGAATTGCTTATctacaaagagaaaatattctcaaGGAGTTTCAAGCCTTTTGCAAATAGGGAAGGGTTGCAAAGAAGATGTAAGGGAGTTTAGATTACTTTCTTAGAATTTCTTAGTCATAGTTAAAATTTTATGTATGATTACTTATTTTTAATCTCATTGTTTGAAACTAAGTATATAcaaagaaaaaaaatcctaaaataatcataaaaaaaatctctgactagaaaattttaaatatttagaaaatataGTTGTCCTTTTAGATTTGCAAATTTCTAAAAAAAACTTGTTCCCCTAGACCTGAATCGACATTTCAAGATATTCTTATTTCACTATTGATAATAATTTAGtctatttttttaaatcataaGTTCATATTCCACTACTTATTTAACATTTTTATTTGAAAGCAAATAATACCTATTTAAAAATtaaaccaattttttgaaattattataatattagttACAAAAGTcaattaaaatgtatatttttcaaatattaaattttaaactattGATATGTTGAGTATTAATTAATAAGTTGTAATCTCACTTTTAATTATCGACAAActtgaaaaatttataaatacattaataaacataaaattttaaaaatagattgAGAAACATTCATAAGAAAACAAAGTATATAATTTAGAAAAATGGATCAATCAAACAAAATATCAAGTTTAACCAAAAGAAATTGTAAGCTTTTCCAATTTGATTCTATGAACTTaacatcttcttcaaataattTTTCTACAGTTTTTTTGTTTgaacattatttattaataaattgtattctcacttTTAATtactaataaaattaaataaatttataaatacattaataagaataaatttaaaaaatagatttaaaaacatttttaagaaaacaaaatatataatttttaaaaagtgGGTCAATCAAACAAAATATCAAGTTTAAGCAAAAGAAATTCTATGAAGTTAACATCTTTATCAAGATAATTTTACATCTTCCGATTTGATTCTTAGGGTACCTTGGCTTTTCAAGTCACTGAAATAGTTAGGATCAAAAACTGGCCAGCTGTTACCTAGAGTCATTTCATGTATTCAATGCAGGTTTGAGTTCTGATAAACCAGGGCTCTCGTAGCATCCACGGCTTCTCAGTCGGGTCCATGCTAGTTTGCTTCCTTCTGAAGTTATTACGGTCGGAAACTGGGCAGCGGTTACCTGAAGTCAAGTCATGCACTAAATGCAACCTGAAGTCAAGTCATGCACTAAATGTAAGTTTGAATTCTAATAACAAGGGCTTTCGTACGATGCATTGGCAATTCTATGAatacaatacatgttacacattttATGCATATAATACATGTTGCATATACATATAACTGCATCTAGATGCATCTTAGAATCTTATTCATACAATGCATGTTACACATCCTATGCATATAATGCATTTTACATAGACATATAACTACATGCAGATGCATCGTAGAAGCTGGATAGAGGGTGCCCTCGTACGTCACACTACTGCTCAGACTGAGTCCATGCTTCCTTCGTGTCTGCCCGGGAGATCTTTTCCTATATAAATGATGAATCCTTCTTCATATACtcaatctatccatcttcattcGACCGTTCAATACAGACGGTATAATGGCAACAGTATCAGATCTTGTGCTTATTCTTGTGGCTGGACTGGCTATATATCTTCAGATGCAAGGTAAGCTGTATTGGTAACATAAGAGTTTTAGATTGAATACACTATATATCCGAGGTTCACAATAATAATATGCGTGTGTTTTTTGTTGCAGAGGCGGCAGCAGTTAAGTTTGAGATAACGAACCAGTGCAGGTACACGGTTTGGGCGGCAGGATTACCCGGCGGAGGGCAGCAGCTCGACCAGGGTAAGACATGGACCGTCGATGTGCCGGCAGGGACAAAGGGAGCAAGATTCTGGGGCCGAACCGGCTGCTCTTTTGATGCGAGCGACCGAGGAACCTGTCAAACCGGTGACTGCAACGGCCAATTGAGCTGCCAGGTCTCGGGAGGCGTTCCCACCACGCTGGCTGAGTACACCCTCAATGGAGATGGCAACAAGGACTTCTACGACGTCTCCCTGGTGGACGGATTCAACGGTCCTCTCTCCATCAATCCTACAAACGGACAGTGCACTGCCCCTGCATGCAAAGCCGACGTCAATGTTGTTTGCCCTGCTGAGTTGAAGGTGAATGGCGGATGCAATAGTGCCTGCACTGTCTTTCAAACTGACCAGTATTGCTGCAGAGGTGCCTATGTCGACAACTGCCCTGCCACAAACTACTCGATGATCTTCAAGAACCAGTGCCCTCAGGCCTACAGTTATGCCAAGGATGATACTTCCAGCACTTTCACCTGCCCTTCTGGAACCACTGACTACAGTATTGTATTCTGTCCCTAAATCTATATAGGAGTATGCTCATCTACATCCTAATAATCAGCTATGAGTGTATCACCTCCGTATTTAGTATCTGATATATGGTGGCATAAACTATCACTCGGTAGTCATATAAATAAGCCATCATTTGTTGTAAGGCGTTAGATGCAATTTTTAAGTATCACAGTTTACTATAAATAAAAGTCCAGTATTCTAATGGGCAATTTGAAATAGGTAATTCATATGCAATATCTTTTTATAAATGTCTTTTATTATTTTAGTAGGGAAGGGGTCCTAAACCCttacaaaaaaaacaaataaactagAGAGCAACGACACAATCGCTGGCATCGGATAGCCAACACCCCAGAAAGCATAGAAACAACTCTCAAAAGTAATAAAACACTAACAATACCCACATAACTAAACATAATAACCCTCTCCAACTTCCTACTATCCATAATACAACTACTAGCATATAACTAAAAAGAGTTCATAATAGTATCAGAGTACTTAATCCACATGAAAACACCCAACATAAGGCATGCAGGCCTGTTTAGATAAAAGTCcatgttaaaactaatactatcagcTTTTGAAATCAACGCAGACCAAAAAAAAGCACCAACCCAATAGCATCCTACTCATCCTTGATGACGTTCCATTCCCGCACAAGACACTACATCAGTTCCTTCTAGATCTTAGGTTACAACATGTCCTCTTTCTGCTCCTCTTGCAGGTTGACATCCTtcatcttttttgcttttttcttcatctttctctatCTCAAGACAAACCCCATAACGACATTCTGCATAATTCATCAGTAATAGCACATAGGGAATTCAAGGCCTCTCCCATTAGCTGATGTCCTTGCCTATATTCGTCCATCTTCGCTTTAAGGTTCATGACCTTAACTTGTAGGTTAATTATCTAGTTTTGCTATTATTTGATGCTAAAATTCTCCTCCTCGGTAGGAGAGTCCTGAGAACAGGGCACCATTTCCACATCCTAAAAAAGTATTTTGAAGCAAGGATTTTTGTTTCGAATCAACCTTGTCCTCTAGAGAATCACTTAAACCCTTTGAATCCTCCTTACTGTCCTCCCCTTGTTCCTCCCCTTCCACCTGAAATTcctcatcccccccccccccctcctcactAGAGCTCCTGAGTTGTCATCATCATCAAGGGTAAAAGCCTTTGCCGGTTCAGGGGAAACATCTTCGGTTTCAATTTGTTTTTCTTGTCTTTGGCGAGCAGATGAGCCGACCTTCTTTCACCAAAGTGACCCTCCTATTTCTCCTTTTCATGCAGGTTATCTTTCACCTAATCTCATAGTTCTTACAAGATGAAAAATCAGACACCAATAATATCTATACTACCTATTAGGGCATGAGTGTATTCGCATGagttttttgacaaattttttttaccttttatcttaaatttatttaatagtaaacatgatttttttatattatttccaAATTGATGTCTCCCAACATTTTTTCAAAtagatatatttaaaatatctatactAATTTTATTTACATTATTCAGTTTATGTTTATTTGAAAATGTATTTTGATTACTTAAGGGTTATTTTATAGTTTTAACTTAAAAATTGTTTAATTTACTTAAGCATAATTTAAAGACAAATTTATTTTATTGACGTTTTTTTCTTATTCTTATTTAAACTTAAATTTTATTTagaagttatttaaaaaaataataaacttcATAACCTAACAAGGGGTGTGCTTTGGTGTATGAAAACAAGGCACGTAAGCATATACAAAGATCACTGTACAACTAACCATATACAAAGAATAACTACAAACCATGTTGAAAAAAATTCCAGCTGTGATGATGGCAAATGAAACATTGATCACCCCTAGTCTATTTTTCTCAAAGATGTAACGAAAATTTCAATTCATCTCTTAAGACAAGGCTGTAATAGAACATACAAACATTTATCTATAAGCAGAGGGCTCTAATTACAATATATGTCAACAATGCACACAATTCACCTACTGATTAAAATATTAATCATCAAATGACTTTAGTACAACATCACAATCCATAACTCTTGACTTTAAAGCATGACATCTAGCAGCTGTATGTTTACGAAAAGCCTCAAGTACATTGGCAAAACCCTAAATGACCAATGACTTATAAAATAGTTTTATATCAAACACACGTAtagttttgttaaaccctaacgcTAACATTCAAGataatgaaatgaaagaaaatctATTTCATTGAGGTGGCGCACAAAACCCTGATCATAACAAAAATAATCTACTTGTTCTGTTACACCTTTTTATTTTCATACAGTTATAGTCCCCGAAGCAAGTTACAAACAAATAAAGAGAAGGAAATATCATATATGCATCCGTTTACAAGTTAAATGAAACCCTAAATCCATGGCCGAAAAGAACCAAAAGTGTATATAGGAAATAAGAATGATCAGTAAGCAATGGATGAGGCCCTGTGGATCGGGTACACGAAGCCCTAAACCCATGACcttaaaaacatcaaaaacacAAATCATAAAGCATAAGATTCTTTTGTTTTCTCAAATACCCTAACTATAATCTTGTTTTGCCCTCCCTAAGTTCGACATGATCATCTTGAATTCTTGACAATCAACGGAGCCATTCCCATCACAGTTCGCGCTTCGAATCATCAACTCGCACTCCTCTATGGTGCTAGTCCTCCCCGAGATTCCTGAGAATCCCGTGAAGCTcctctgaagaaaatgaagaactcgcCACAACAAGTTTGTATAGGGTTTTGAGGCCTAGAGCCAGAGGCCAAGTCAGTCATCCTGTTTGTAAAGTTGAGCCAGAAATGTGCATTAACATGTCATGTTCAAATACTATAGTTACCAACTGAACTCGGATTTATGAATTTGAAAAGATGCACTGATCTATGATTTAAATTGTTGAATCTATGATATTAATTTTACCTGTTAGCAGAAGGCTGTATTGCTAGAGAATCCATGCACATTTTGGGCACTGACAGAGGGAGCCGCATGGATTATATGAATGTCAAAAACAACTATACACGAATGCAAATAAATGCTCCAAACACAGCGCCTAAAATACAATCAAATCCACCATATTTTCCAGAGCAATATCTTTTGGCTTCAGCGAGACAAGATTTCTCTACGCTTCCATCATTAAGAGATTACCCATGAGGCTAGTGAGTTGGCTCCACTGTAAACATCAAATCATACGAATCTCCATACGTACATTTTGAAACTTTTCCGGCAGCGCTATGTACGCTACAAAAAGTGGCGGTGGAATGCAGAGCGGAGTAGCCTCG includes these proteins:
- the LOC131055992 gene encoding pathogenesis-related thaumatin-like protein 3.7 (The sequence of the model RefSeq protein was modified relative to this genomic sequence to represent the inferred CDS: added 3 bases not found in genome assembly); this encodes MNLSIFIQSFNSDGIMAMVSDLALVLVAGLAISLHMQQAWAVKFDIRNQCGYTVWAAGLPGGGQQLDQGQTWTVDVPAGTKAARFWGRTGCSFDASGRGTCQTGDCNGQLSCQVSGGVPTTLVEYTLNGDGNQDFYDVSLVDGFNVPLSINPTNGQCTAPACKADVNAACPAELKVNGGCNSACTVFQTDQYCCRGSYVKNCPATNYSMMFKNQCPQAYSYAKDDSSSTFTCPSGTTDYSIVFCP
- the LOC131864465 gene encoding pathogenesis-related thaumatin-like protein 3.7, encoding MATVSDLVLILVAGLAIYLQMQEAAAVKFEITNQCRYTVWAAGLPGGGQQLDQGKTWTVDVPAGTKGARFWGRTGCSFDASDRGTCQTGDCNGQLSCQVSGGVPTTLAEYTLNGDGNKDFYDVSLVDGFNGPLSINPTNGQCTAPACKADVNVVCPAELKVNGGCNSACTVFQTDQYCCRGAYVDNCPATNYSMIFKNQCPQAYSYAKDDTSSTFTCPSGTTDYSIVFCP